A genomic window from Tolypothrix sp. PCC 7910 includes:
- a CDS encoding acyl-CoA dehydrogenase family protein: protein MVQLLAKEESQDWIGIASSVAAELTATAVQRDQKAGLPDIEIQLLRESGLLPLVVPKEYGGTGATWAEAFKVIQQLSTADGSIGQLYGNHLNLTTLAHVSGTAEQKERYYRETAAKNLFWANAINTRDTRLKITPEGENFRVDGVKSFGTGVAIADLRVFSALQDGVEVPWLFVIPKDRPGVVSNQDWDNIGQRRTDSDTFTFHDVLVKKDEILGYPHPTDSAFGTFLGIIAQLTKTYIYLGIAEGALAAAKEYTKTQTRAWITSGVDSASKDPYILRHYGEFWAELQAAIALSDRTATQVQKAWDKGADLTFEERGEIAIAVFSAKALVTRVGLNITNGIFEVTGTRSTAAKYGFDRYWRDLRTFTLHDPVDYKLNHIGNWVLNQELPIITQYS, encoded by the coding sequence ATGGTACAACTATTAGCTAAAGAAGAATCTCAAGATTGGATTGGAATAGCATCTTCTGTAGCTGCGGAACTGACAGCTACCGCAGTCCAAAGAGACCAAAAAGCGGGACTTCCAGATATAGAAATTCAACTGTTGCGGGAAAGTGGCTTATTACCTTTAGTCGTACCCAAAGAATATGGCGGGACTGGTGCAACTTGGGCAGAAGCTTTTAAAGTGATTCAACAACTCTCAACAGCAGATGGTTCTATTGGGCAGTTGTACGGGAATCATTTAAATTTGACTACTTTAGCTCATGTTTCTGGCACAGCAGAGCAAAAAGAAAGATATTACCGCGAAACAGCCGCAAAAAATCTCTTTTGGGCAAATGCCATTAATACACGCGATACCAGACTGAAAATTACTCCTGAGGGCGAAAATTTTCGGGTTGATGGAGTAAAAAGCTTTGGTACTGGTGTGGCGATCGCAGATTTGCGTGTCTTCTCTGCCCTCCAAGATGGAGTAGAAGTGCCCTGGTTATTTGTCATTCCTAAAGACAGGCCAGGAGTAGTTTCTAACCAAGATTGGGATAACATCGGACAACGGCGCACAGATAGCGACACATTCACATTTCATGATGTATTGGTAAAAAAAGATGAAATCCTGGGATATCCTCATCCTACTGATAGTGCTTTTGGTACATTTTTGGGAATCATCGCTCAATTAACCAAAACCTACATTTATTTAGGGATTGCCGAAGGCGCATTAGCTGCAGCTAAAGAATACACCAAAACTCAAACTAGAGCTTGGATTACCTCTGGAGTAGACAGTGCCAGCAAAGACCCATATATTTTGCGGCATTATGGCGAATTTTGGGCAGAACTGCAAGCCGCCATTGCTTTGAGCGATCGCACCGCCACCCAAGTACAAAAAGCTTGGGATAAAGGCGCTGATTTGACTTTTGAGGAACGGGGAGAAATTGCGATTGCTGTTTTCTCCGCTAAAGCTTTGGTTACCCGTGTGGGATTAAATATTACCAACGGCATCTTTGAAGTCACTGGAACCAGATCCACAGCTGCTAAATACGGCTTTGACCGCTACTGGCGTGACTTACGTACCTTTACCCTCCATGATCCAGTAGATTACAAACTCAATCACATTGGTAATTGGGTACTCAATCAAGAGCTACCGATTATCACTCAATACTCTTGA
- a CDS encoding SDR family NAD(P)-dependent oxidoreductase, producing the protein MTGKLDGKVAIVTGASSGIGEATAQALAAEGAAVVLAARRGDRLNALAEKIATSGGKALPIVTDVTDEAQVQNLVDKTKTEFGRIDILVNNAGIAAVGAIDGGNTSDWKDMINLNLLGLLYVTHAVLPILKAQGAGHIVNISSVGGRTARVGIGVYNATKWGVNGFSESLRQEVCKQNIRVTIIEPGLVNTEISDRVSDPIAKQNIEERRRSVTPLESEDIAAAIAYAVTQPSRVNVNEILIRPTLQEW; encoded by the coding sequence ATGACAGGTAAATTAGACGGTAAAGTCGCAATTGTTACCGGAGCATCTTCTGGTATTGGTGAAGCCACAGCCCAAGCGCTAGCAGCAGAGGGTGCAGCAGTAGTTCTGGCTGCTCGCCGAGGCGATCGCTTAAATGCCCTAGCAGAAAAAATTGCTACTAGTGGCGGCAAGGCTTTACCTATTGTTACTGATGTGACAGATGAGGCTCAAGTACAGAATTTAGTTGACAAAACAAAAACTGAATTTGGTCGCATAGATATCCTCGTCAATAATGCAGGTATTGCTGCTGTGGGTGCGATCGATGGTGGGAATACCTCAGATTGGAAGGACATGATTAATCTCAATTTGTTGGGATTGCTTTATGTCACCCATGCTGTCTTACCAATCTTAAAAGCTCAAGGTGCGGGACATATCGTCAATATTTCATCCGTTGGGGGGCGAACTGCACGAGTTGGGATTGGTGTATATAATGCAACTAAATGGGGTGTAAACGGGTTTTCAGAATCTTTGCGGCAAGAAGTTTGTAAACAAAATATCCGTGTGACTATCATCGAGCCTGGTTTAGTTAATACAGAAATTAGCGACCGAGTTTCCGATCCCATTGCCAAACAGAACATTGAAGAACGTCGTCGTTCTGTGACACCTTTAGAAAGTGAAGATATTGCAGCTGCGATCGCGTATGCAGTTACCCAGCCATCCCGTGTGAATGTGAATGAAATCCTCATTCGACCAACATTGCAAGAATGGTAA
- a CDS encoding ATP-binding cassette domain-containing protein: MALATRGMHLTLKELSKSFGTKTVLQNIDLEIKPGEFVAIVGRSGCGKSTMLRLIAGLDAPSAGGVFLNDEQSHQQINPTIRMMFQDPRLLPWQRVIANVELGLLGSNSKAYVRQTALQVLRAVGLEDRAHEWPSVLSGGQRQRVALARALTSNPSLLLLDEPLGALDALTRIEMQQLLENLWQEQQFTALLITHDVEEAVVLADRVVLIEDCQIGLDVKIDFPRPRSRGDADFAKTVEKILQRVMTRQESDRTSDYALDSEAA, from the coding sequence ATGGCATTGGCAACACGCGGAATGCACTTGACGTTGAAAGAACTAAGCAAGTCTTTTGGGACAAAAACAGTTCTACAAAATATTGATTTAGAAATTAAGCCAGGCGAATTTGTGGCTATTGTTGGTCGTAGTGGATGCGGTAAAAGTACAATGTTGCGGCTAATTGCCGGCTTAGATGCACCGAGTGCAGGTGGTGTGTTTTTGAATGATGAACAATCCCACCAGCAAATAAATCCCACCATCCGTATGATGTTTCAAGATCCGCGACTTTTGCCTTGGCAACGAGTCATAGCAAATGTGGAACTAGGCTTGCTGGGTTCTAACTCTAAAGCTTATGTGAGGCAGACAGCTTTACAAGTGCTGCGGGCGGTGGGATTAGAAGACCGCGCGCATGAGTGGCCATCTGTCCTTTCTGGGGGACAGCGCCAAAGGGTGGCTTTAGCGAGAGCCTTAACTAGTAATCCTTCGCTATTGCTGCTAGATGAGCCTCTAGGGGCGTTGGATGCTTTAACACGCATTGAAATGCAGCAATTATTAGAGAATTTATGGCAGGAACAGCAATTTACAGCCCTGTTAATTACTCATGATGTGGAAGAAGCTGTAGTATTAGCAGACCGAGTAGTTTTGATTGAAGATTGTCAAATTGGTCTGGATGTCAAGATTGATTTTCCCCGCCCTCGTTCTCGGGGAGATGCAGATTTTGCCAAGACAGTTGAGAAGATTTTACAACGGGTAATGACCAGACAAGAAAGCGATCGCACGTCTGATTATGCCCTTGATTCGGAAGCAGCTTAG
- a CDS encoding class I SAM-dependent methyltransferase translates to MPPIKTLHLPNELYQYLLSISLREPELLFKLREETARHPRANMQVAPEQGQFLGFLVKLIGAKKTLELGVFTGYSSLSVALALPADGKIIACDVSEEFTAIARRYWQAAGVADKIDLRLAPAIETLDKLLAAGQAETFDFAFIDADKENYYAYYERVLKLIRPGGLIAVDNVLWSGRAAQLDIQDPATNAIREFNSKLHQDDRIDLSLISIADGLTLAIKR, encoded by the coding sequence ATGCCTCCCATTAAAACTCTGCATCTACCAAACGAACTTTACCAATATCTGTTGTCTATCTCTTTGCGAGAGCCAGAATTACTCTTTAAACTGCGGGAAGAGACGGCGCGTCATCCTAGAGCAAATATGCAGGTAGCACCTGAGCAAGGACAGTTTCTTGGTTTTTTAGTCAAACTGATTGGAGCTAAGAAGACTCTGGAGTTAGGAGTTTTTACAGGTTATAGTTCTCTATCAGTTGCTTTGGCGTTACCTGCGGACGGTAAAATCATAGCTTGTGATGTTAGTGAAGAATTTACTGCGATCGCGCGTCGTTATTGGCAAGCAGCAGGAGTAGCAGACAAAATTGACTTGCGGCTGGCTCCAGCTATCGAGACTTTAGATAAATTATTGGCAGCAGGTCAGGCAGAAACCTTTGATTTTGCTTTTATTGATGCCGATAAGGAAAACTATTATGCATACTACGAGCGAGTGCTAAAGTTAATTCGCCCAGGTGGGTTAATTGCTGTTGATAACGTGCTTTGGTCTGGACGTGCAGCACAATTAGATATTCAAGACCCAGCTACTAATGCTATCCGAGAATTTAATAGCAAGCTGCATCAAGACGATCGCATAGATTTAAGCTTGATTTCAATAGCAGATGGTCTCACTTTAGCAATCAAACGTTAA